A region from the Alnus glutinosa chromosome 5, dhAlnGlut1.1, whole genome shotgun sequence genome encodes:
- the LOC133867859 gene encoding F-box/LRR-repeat protein At4g14103-like, translating to MQTTSVIQKPQKKQKLNRNRKCLGNLPEEVLRHILSFLPTKDVVKNSLLCKRLEYLWTSIPTLDFHQSHNSPAMKERKRTLFMNFVDRVLCLRGSSDIKRFTLCCDVLHDVSRVNTWISAALRHNVQELYIELANFKGEFSLTYVLFTCKTLTSLHLNMSDIILKLPTTICFSNLKILSIENVIFPQQYLTRKLFSGLPVLEELKLKDCSWGNLLFLSISSPKLHRLSIFEMQMPDDHYGDVRVGQVMIFGDSLKEFHYAGSLFGDYCLYNSFSLKKAVIDAYAEVISDQFAYRTYKLLIGLSNVKFLKLYARVLENLKYAPELPPHMPVFNNLMNLVFFDSWVDLDCEALLKMLQGSPCLENLEFLGGIRLSSNCEEDDCILDPVPSCFLSHLKRIKVGRYHGSKKEFTAVKILLNNSVALEEMVITCKEYFAWYIEEQNHFNWNLEKQENHSE from the exons ATGCAGACAACTTCTGTTATTCAAAAACCTCAAAAGAAGCAGAAGCTGAATAGGAACAGAAAATGCTTAGGAAACTTACCTGAGGAGGTTCTTCGACACATCCTTTCCTTTCTTCCAACAAAAGATGTTGTTAAGAATAGCTTACTTTGTAAAAGGTTGGAATACCTATGGACTTCTATTCCCACTCTAGATTTTCACCAGTCACATAACTCGCCTGCTATGAAAGAGCGAAAGAGAAcactttttatgaattttgtggACAGGGTGCTTTGTCTTCGTGGCTCCTCTGATATAAAACGATTCACTCTCTGTTGTGATGTGCTACATGATGTATCCCGTGTTAATACGTGGATCTCTGCTGCATTAAGGCATAATGTTCAAGAGTTGTATATTGAGCTTGCCAACTTCAAAGGAGAATTTTCACTGACTTACGTTTTGTTTACTTGTAAGACACTGACAAGCTTGCACCTTAATATGTCGGATATTATCCTCAAGCTTCCCACTACAATTTGTTTCTCAAATCTAAAGATCTTGAGCATCGAAAATGTTATTTTTCCGCAGCAGTACTTGACCAGGAAGCTTTTTTCTGGTCTGCCAGTCCTTGAGGAGCTTAAACTAAAAGATTGCAGCTGGGGGAATCTCTTGTTTTTGAGTATTTCTTCTCCTAAGCTTCATAGGCTGAGCATATTTGAAATGCAGATGCCAGATGATCATTATGGTGATGTTCGTGTTGGTCAGGTTATGATTTTTGGAGATAGTCTTAAAGAATTTCATTACGCGGGTTCTCTGTTCGGCGACTATTGCTTATATAATTCATTCTCACTGAAAAAGGCTGTGATTGATGCTTATGCTGAAGTGATATCAGATCAATTTGCTTATCGCACCTATAAGCTTCTTATAGGGCTCTCCAACGTCAAATTCTTAAAACTTTATGCTAGGGTGCTTGAG AATCTAAAATATGCACCAGAACTCCCACCTCATATGCCCGTGTTCAATAACTTGATGAATTTGGTATTTTTCGATTCGTGGGTAGATCTTGACTGTGAAGCACTGCTGAAAATGTTACAAGGATCTCCTTGTCTTGAGAATCTGGAATTTTTGGGG GGTATCAGACTCTCCTCAAATTGTGAAGAAGATGATTGTATATTGGACCCAGTGCCTTCATGTTTCTTGTCACACCTCAAGCGCATTAAAGTTGGTAGGTATCATGGATCTAAGAAGGAGTTTACTGCAGTCAAGATTTTGCTCAACAATTCTGTTGCTTTGGAAGAAATGGTTATAACCTGCAAAGAATATTTTGCATGGTACATAGAGGAGCAAAATCATTTTAATTGGAACCTAGAGAAGCAAGAGAACCACTCTGAATAG
- the LOC133868234 gene encoding uncharacterized protein LOC133868234, with product MGLMCGDYCLYESFSLEKGELDTDYEYVSNHDYIPDEIIHGMYKLLVGLSNVKSLRLSSDVVEVLINAEELLPHIPMFNNLKELVFHCCLIDLDSATLSTILQRSPCLERLQFLGGITLSSNCEEDDKILDLVPPCFLSHLKWIGLDSFCVDKKFLSSLKILLNKAIVLETIVIFLLMSDYERSLDLQDKICEQLMELPAGPQNCKIVLEWYDSFPKIGRAILDVLE from the exons ATGGGTCTTATGTGTGGTGACTATTGCTTATATGAGTCATTCTCACTGGAAAAAGGAGAGCTTGATACTGACTATGAATATGTATCAAACCATGATTATATACCGGACGAAATTATTCATGGCATGTATAAGCTTCTTGTAGGGCTCTCCAATGTAAAATCCCTTAGACTTTCCTCTGACGTGGTTGAG GTTTTGATAAATGCGGAAGAACTCCTACCTCATATACCTATGTTCAATAACCTGAAGGAATTGGTATTCCATTGTTGCTTAATAGATCTTGACAGTGCAACGCTATCGACGATTTTGCAAAGATCTCCTTGTCTTGAGAGATTGCAATTTTTGGGG GGGATCACTTTGTCGTCAAATTGTGAGGAAGATGATAAGATATTGGACCTAGTTCCTCCATGTTTCTTGTCCCATCTCAAGTGGATTGGACTCGATAGTTTTTGTGTGGATAAgaagtttctttcttctttaaagATTTTGCTCAACAAGGCTATTGTCTTGGAGACAATAGTTATATTTCTCTTAATGAGTGATTATGAAAGGAGCTTAGATCTGCAAGACAAGATTTGTGAACAATTGATGGAGCTCCCTGCAGGGCCACAAAATTGTAAAATTGTTTTGGAATGGTATGATTCCTTCCCTAAAATAGGTAGGGCCATTTTGGACGTTTTGGAATGA
- the LOC133869424 gene encoding F-box/LRR-repeat protein At4g14103-like isoform X2 — protein METTCVIQKPQKKQKLNEEDDIDGNRKCLGNLPEEILRHIISFLPTKGAVKTSVLCKRWEYLWTSIPNLDFDLLRLSPAERKRKRTLFMNFVDRVLCLRDSPVLKRFTVRFDVLSDASRVNAWISDVIRHNVEELYIQLVKFKGESSLPHCLFTFLEKLELYGCSWGDLKVVGIYLPKLHSLSIREFEESYGDDCMVIILGNSLKEFYYKGLMFSKYGFYEPVKMKMAHIDIKANRKSDQITHNRYKKLLTQFSNVESLRISSEILKYATKVPPHMPLYNNLVELVFFYSSVDLDCEAVLNLLQGSPCLQNLEFWGGIRLSSNCEQDDWIFDSVPSCFLSHLNRIKVGRYHGSKEELSAVKILLKNSVVLKEMVITCKEYFAMYVEEQDHFTWNLEKQENQYKQLIELSRGSKNCKIVFL, from the exons ATGGAGACAACTTGTGTTATTCAAAAACCCCAAAAGAAGCAGAAACTGAATGAAGAAGATGACATAGATGGGAACAGAAAATGCTTAGGAAACTTACCTGAGGAGATTCTTCGACACATCATTTCCTTTCTTCCAACAAAAGGTGCTGTTAAGACTAGCGTTCTTTGTAAAAGGTGGGAGTACCTATGGACTTCAATTCCTAATCTAGATTTTGACTTGTTACGATTGTCGCCCGCTGAGAGAAAGCGTAAGAGAACgctttttatgaattttgtggATAGGGTTCTTTGTCTTCGTGACTCCCCTGTTCTAAAACGATTCACTGTCCGTTTTGATGTGCTAAGTGATGCATCTCGTGTTAATGCGTGGATCTCTGATGTAATAAGGCATAATGTTGAAGAGTTGTATATTCAGCTTGTCAAGTTCAAGGGAGAATCTTCACTGCCTCATTGCTTGTTTACTT TCCTTGAGAAGTTGGAATTATATGGTTGCAGCTGGGGGGATCTCAAAGTAGTGGGTATTTATCTTCCCAAGCTTCATTCTCTGAGCATACGTGAATTCGAGGAAAGTTATGGGGATGATTGTATGGTTATTATTTTAGGAAACAGTCTCAAAGAATTTTATTACAAGGGTTTAATGTTCAGCAAATATGGCTTTTATGAGCCAGTCAAAATGAAAATGGCACATATTGATATCAAAGCTAATAGAAAATCAGATCAAATTACTCATAACAGGTATAAGAAGCTTCTTACACAGTTCTCCAACGTAGAATCCCTGAGAATTTCCTCTGAG ATTCTAAAATATGCAACAAAAGTCCCACCCCATATGCCTCTGTACAATAACTTGGTGGAACTGGTATTCTTCTATTCGTCAGTAGATCTTGACTGTGAAGCAGTACTGAATTTGCTGCAAGGATCTCCTTGTCTTCAGAATCTGGAATTTTGGGGG GGTATCCGTCTCTCCTCAAATTGTGAACAAGATGATTGGATATTTGACTCAGTGCCTTCATGTTTCTTGTCACACCTCAACCGGATTAAAGTTGGTAGGTATCATGGATCGAAGGAGGAGCTTTCTGCAGTAAAGATTTTGCTCAAGAATTCTGTTGTCTTGAAAGAAATGGTTATAACTTGCAAAGAATATTTTGCAATGTACGTAGAGGAGCAAGATCATTTTACATGGAACCTAGAGAAGCAAGAGAACCAATACAAACAGTTGATAGAGCTATCTAGAGGGtcaaaaaattgcaaaatagtctttttatga
- the LOC133869424 gene encoding F-box/FBD/LRR-repeat protein At5g56420-like isoform X1 yields METTCVIQKPQKKQKLNEEDDIDGNRKCLGNLPEEILRHIISFLPTKGAVKTSVLCKRWEYLWTSIPNLDFDLLRLSPAERKRKRTLFMNFVDRVLCLRDSPVLKRFTVRFDVLSDASRVNAWISDVIRHNVEELYIQLVKFKGESSLPHCLFTCKTLTSLRLDMPYILKLPTTICFSNLKILAMKSVTFSDEHLIYRFFSALTVLEKLELYGCSWGDLKVVGIYLPKLHSLSIREFEESYGDDCMVIILGNSLKEFYYKGLMFSKYGFYEPVKMKMAHIDIKANRKSDQITHNRYKKLLTQFSNVESLRISSEILKYATKVPPHMPLYNNLVELVFFYSSVDLDCEAVLNLLQGSPCLQNLEFWGGIRLSSNCEQDDWIFDSVPSCFLSHLNRIKVGRYHGSKEELSAVKILLKNSVVLKEMVITCKEYFAMYVEEQDHFTWNLEKQENQYKQLIELSRGSKNCKIVFL; encoded by the exons ATGGAGACAACTTGTGTTATTCAAAAACCCCAAAAGAAGCAGAAACTGAATGAAGAAGATGACATAGATGGGAACAGAAAATGCTTAGGAAACTTACCTGAGGAGATTCTTCGACACATCATTTCCTTTCTTCCAACAAAAGGTGCTGTTAAGACTAGCGTTCTTTGTAAAAGGTGGGAGTACCTATGGACTTCAATTCCTAATCTAGATTTTGACTTGTTACGATTGTCGCCCGCTGAGAGAAAGCGTAAGAGAACgctttttatgaattttgtggATAGGGTTCTTTGTCTTCGTGACTCCCCTGTTCTAAAACGATTCACTGTCCGTTTTGATGTGCTAAGTGATGCATCTCGTGTTAATGCGTGGATCTCTGATGTAATAAGGCATAATGTTGAAGAGTTGTATATTCAGCTTGTCAAGTTCAAGGGAGAATCTTCACTGCCTCATTGCTTGTTTACTTGTAAGACTCTCACAAGCTTACGTCTTGATATGCCCTATATCCTCAAGCTTCCCACCACGATTTGCTTCTCAAATCTAAAGATCTTGGCTATGAAAAGTGTAACGTTTTCAGATGAGCACTTAATCTATCGTTTTTTTTCTGCTCTAACAGTCCTTGAGAAGTTGGAATTATATGGTTGCAGCTGGGGGGATCTCAAAGTAGTGGGTATTTATCTTCCCAAGCTTCATTCTCTGAGCATACGTGAATTCGAGGAAAGTTATGGGGATGATTGTATGGTTATTATTTTAGGAAACAGTCTCAAAGAATTTTATTACAAGGGTTTAATGTTCAGCAAATATGGCTTTTATGAGCCAGTCAAAATGAAAATGGCACATATTGATATCAAAGCTAATAGAAAATCAGATCAAATTACTCATAACAGGTATAAGAAGCTTCTTACACAGTTCTCCAACGTAGAATCCCTGAGAATTTCCTCTGAG ATTCTAAAATATGCAACAAAAGTCCCACCCCATATGCCTCTGTACAATAACTTGGTGGAACTGGTATTCTTCTATTCGTCAGTAGATCTTGACTGTGAAGCAGTACTGAATTTGCTGCAAGGATCTCCTTGTCTTCAGAATCTGGAATTTTGGGGG GGTATCCGTCTCTCCTCAAATTGTGAACAAGATGATTGGATATTTGACTCAGTGCCTTCATGTTTCTTGTCACACCTCAACCGGATTAAAGTTGGTAGGTATCATGGATCGAAGGAGGAGCTTTCTGCAGTAAAGATTTTGCTCAAGAATTCTGTTGTCTTGAAAGAAATGGTTATAACTTGCAAAGAATATTTTGCAATGTACGTAGAGGAGCAAGATCATTTTACATGGAACCTAGAGAAGCAAGAGAACCAATACAAACAGTTGATAGAGCTATCTAGAGGGtcaaaaaattgcaaaatagtctttttatga